A section of the Amycolatopsis sp. AA4 genome encodes:
- a CDS encoding F0F1 ATP synthase subunit delta: MTLHAASREALDLAERSLGEVLAGAGADPAKVGDELLSVVDLLDREIGLRRAVGDSSVAPESRQGLVRRLFDGKLSEQALKVLDTVAGSRWSSPRELVDGLESVGRSALLTAAEKAGNVETVESQLFQVARIVAGAPELEAALSDLTAPAEAKRTLVRELFAGKVDAVVETLVEQAVQRAKGRGIGNALDKLVALAAERRERSVAYVTSANALTDEQRALLGTKLDGIYGRPIALHVEIDPALGGGLVVRVGDEVIDGSTSGQLAAVRRTLSRA; the protein is encoded by the coding sequence ATGACGCTGCATGCTGCGAGCCGTGAAGCGCTCGACCTCGCCGAGCGCTCGCTCGGCGAGGTGCTGGCCGGAGCGGGCGCCGATCCCGCGAAGGTCGGGGACGAGCTGCTCTCGGTCGTCGACCTCCTTGACCGCGAAATCGGCCTGCGCCGCGCGGTCGGCGATTCTTCGGTCGCTCCGGAGAGCCGCCAGGGCCTGGTCCGCCGCCTGTTCGACGGAAAGCTGAGCGAGCAGGCCCTGAAGGTGCTCGACACCGTGGCGGGCAGCCGCTGGTCCAGTCCCCGCGAGCTGGTGGACGGGCTCGAGTCGGTCGGCCGTTCGGCGCTGCTCACCGCCGCCGAAAAGGCCGGGAACGTCGAAACCGTCGAGTCTCAGCTGTTCCAGGTCGCGCGGATCGTCGCGGGCGCCCCGGAACTCGAGGCGGCGCTGTCCGACCTGACCGCTCCCGCGGAAGCGAAGCGGACCCTGGTCCGCGAGCTGTTCGCGGGCAAGGTCGACGCGGTCGTCGAGACCCTGGTCGAGCAGGCCGTGCAGCGCGCCAAGGGGCGCGGCATCGGCAACGCGCTCGACAAGCTGGTCGCGCTGGCCGCCGAGCGGCGCGAGCGCTCGGTCGCGTACGTGACCTCGGCGAACGCGCTCACCGACGAGCAGCGGGCCCTTCTCGGGACCAAACTCGACGGCATCTACGGGCGGCCGATCGCGCTGCACGTCGAGATCGACCCGGCACTCGGCGGCGGCCTCGTCGTCCGCGTCGGGGACGAGGTCATCGACGGCAGCACCTCCGGGCAGCTGGCGGCGGTGCGCCGCACGCTGAGCCGGGCCTGA
- a CDS encoding F0F1 ATP synthase subunit B, producing MLKTQVVLAADAHNPIVPDWSELILGIVAFLILLFILKKYVVPRFEKAYEERAQKIEGGIEKAEKAQAEAEKALSEYKAQLADARSEAAKIRDDARLEAEQIKAELREQAEAESQRIVAQGHAQLQAQKAQIVAELRAEMGRNAVELAGRIVGESLEDEARRRGTVDRFLAELDTAGATNGAGK from the coding sequence GTGCTGAAGACCCAAGTTGTGCTCGCCGCAGACGCACACAACCCGATCGTTCCGGACTGGTCGGAACTGATCCTCGGCATCGTCGCCTTCCTGATCCTGCTGTTCATCCTCAAGAAGTACGTCGTCCCTCGTTTCGAGAAGGCGTACGAGGAGCGGGCGCAGAAGATCGAAGGCGGGATCGAGAAAGCCGAGAAGGCTCAGGCAGAGGCCGAGAAGGCGCTGTCGGAGTACAAGGCGCAGCTGGCGGACGCCCGGTCCGAGGCCGCGAAGATCCGCGACGACGCCCGGCTCGAAGCCGAGCAGATCAAGGCGGAGCTGCGGGAGCAGGCCGAGGCCGAATCCCAGCGGATCGTGGCGCAGGGCCACGCCCAGCTGCAGGCGCAGAAGGCGCAGATCGTCGCCGAGCTGCGGGCCGAAATGGGCCGCAACGCGGTCGAGCTGGCCGGCCGCATCGTCGGCGAGTCGCTCGAGGACGAGGCGCGCCGTCGCGGCACCGTCGACCGGTTCCTCGCGGAGCTGGACACCGCCGGGGCCACTAACGGAGCGGGGAAGTAA
- the atpB gene encoding F0F1 ATP synthase subunit A, with amino-acid sequence MAALVLTEGATFAPPGAESFELPPLFGFVTKPMLLVVLSVIIIAGYFLLATRKLKVVPTKGQFVAEGIYDFARNNIAREQIGSKDFQRFVPVIFALFTFILLNNLYGVIPFLQFPTMARFGFPVALSVLVVYPVYHYVGIKKHGLGGYFKKELAPAGVPGAVLPLYALIEFAEKFFLNPLTLAIRVFAAMFAGHLILAVFTLGGTFLLTETSSIALKPVSLVAWIFAIGLTFLEAFIQCLQAYIFALLSAGYIGAALASEH; translated from the coding sequence GTGGCCGCGCTGGTACTGACCGAGGGTGCGACCTTCGCGCCCCCTGGCGCCGAAAGCTTTGAGCTGCCGCCGTTGTTCGGCTTCGTCACGAAGCCGATGCTTCTGGTGGTGCTCTCGGTGATCATCATCGCGGGGTACTTCCTGCTGGCGACGCGCAAGCTGAAGGTCGTCCCGACCAAGGGCCAGTTCGTGGCCGAGGGCATCTACGACTTCGCGCGCAACAACATCGCCCGCGAGCAGATCGGGTCGAAAGACTTCCAGCGCTTCGTGCCGGTCATCTTCGCGTTGTTCACCTTCATCCTGCTGAACAACCTCTACGGGGTCATCCCGTTCCTGCAGTTCCCCACCATGGCGCGGTTCGGGTTCCCGGTCGCGTTGTCGGTGCTCGTGGTCTACCCGGTCTACCACTACGTGGGGATCAAGAAGCACGGCCTCGGCGGGTACTTCAAGAAGGAGCTCGCCCCGGCCGGCGTCCCCGGCGCGGTGCTGCCGCTGTACGCGCTGATCGAGTTCGCGGAGAAGTTCTTCCTCAACCCGCTCACGCTCGCCATCCGTGTTTTCGCCGCCATGTTCGCGGGACACCTGATCCTGGCGGTCTTCACCCTCGGCGGCACCTTCCTGCTGACCGAGACCTCGAGCATCGCGCTGAAGCCGGTGTCGCTGGTGGCGTGGATCTTCGCCATCGGCCTGACGTTCCTGGAGGCCTTCATCCAGTGCCTCCAGGCGTACATCTTCGCCCTGCTGTCCGCGGGGTACATCGGCGCCGCGCTGGCGTCGGAGCACTGA
- a CDS encoding glycosyltransferase family 4 protein: protein MPVVQGLLPIREYLLVALTATAVTYLLTGVVRRVAIRIGAIANPRARDVHVKPIPRMGGVGIYLGIAAAMGLAHQLPALSHGFDVSYDAVGVLLAAGVISLIGILDDRFELDAWTKLAGQVMCAGILVIFGVQWVSFWVPWGGNGDSIGSVLVLDKNQGALLTVVMVVVMVNAMNFVDGLDGLAGGLGFIAATATCVFSLGLLDNAGGDFGSYPPALIAAALAGACLGFLPYNFQPAKIFMGDSGSMMIGLMLAGATTSASGRVNYTRFSASDALALLSPLVVVVAVLFVPVLDLVMAVVRRTRRGQSPFAADKMHLHHRLLEIGHSQRRAVLLIYLWAGILSFGAVSITIFDSPVVFWAIGAALVVAVLVSLVPRLRSRHRHGV from the coding sequence ATGCCTGTAGTCCAAGGACTTCTCCCGATCCGGGAGTACCTGCTCGTCGCGCTGACCGCGACCGCGGTGACCTATCTGCTGACCGGCGTCGTGCGGCGCGTGGCCATCCGGATCGGGGCGATCGCCAACCCCCGCGCGCGCGACGTGCACGTCAAGCCGATCCCTCGGATGGGCGGCGTCGGCATCTACCTCGGGATCGCCGCGGCGATGGGTCTCGCGCACCAGCTTCCCGCGCTCAGCCACGGGTTCGACGTCTCCTACGACGCGGTCGGCGTGCTGCTCGCGGCGGGCGTCATCTCGCTCATCGGCATCCTGGACGACCGGTTCGAACTCGACGCGTGGACGAAGCTCGCCGGACAGGTCATGTGCGCCGGGATCCTCGTCATCTTCGGCGTGCAGTGGGTGTCGTTCTGGGTGCCGTGGGGCGGCAACGGCGATTCTATCGGCTCGGTGCTGGTGCTGGACAAGAACCAGGGCGCGCTGCTGACCGTCGTGATGGTCGTGGTGATGGTCAACGCGATGAACTTCGTCGACGGGCTCGACGGGCTGGCCGGCGGGCTCGGCTTCATCGCCGCGACGGCCACCTGCGTGTTCTCGCTCGGCCTGCTCGACAACGCCGGCGGCGACTTCGGCTCGTACCCGCCCGCGCTCATCGCCGCCGCGCTCGCCGGGGCCTGTCTCGGTTTCCTCCCGTACAACTTCCAGCCGGCCAAAATTTTCATGGGCGACTCCGGCTCGATGATGATCGGCCTGATGCTCGCCGGGGCCACCACGTCGGCGAGCGGACGGGTCAACTACACCCGGTTCTCCGCCTCGGACGCGCTGGCCCTGCTGTCCCCGCTGGTGGTCGTCGTGGCCGTGCTTTTCGTGCCGGTGCTCGACCTCGTGATGGCCGTCGTCCGGCGCACGCGACGCGGGCAGAGCCCGTTCGCCGCCGACAAAATGCATCTGCACCACCGGCTGCTGGAAATCGGCCATTCGCAACGGCGCGCGGTGCTGCTGATCTATTTGTGGGCCGGAATCCTGTCTTTCGGTGCGGTCTCCATCACGATTTTCGACAGCCCGGTCGTGTTCTGGGCGATTGGCGCCGCGCTGGTCGTCGCGGTGCTGGTTTCCCTGGTGCCGCGACTGCGTTCCCGGCACCGCCACGGCGTCTGA
- a CDS encoding L-threonylcarbamoyladenylate synthase, whose translation MSAVYDCGKRESRAEGLSAAAAAVRSSRLVVLPTDTVYGIGADAFDSGAVQALLRAKNRGPDMPVGVLVGSWSTVDGLVLGVPPQARALIEAFWPGDLSIVLPHAPSLQWNLGNSRGTVMLRMPLHPVALELLRDVGPMAVSSANVSGRSPASTVEDAQEQLGDSVSVYLDGGSSGETVASSIVDLTGDKPLVLREGTVTKAAIAEVIGVAEETLD comes from the coding sequence ATGAGTGCGGTCTACGACTGCGGCAAGCGCGAATCCCGAGCCGAAGGCCTGTCCGCGGCGGCCGCCGCGGTGCGGTCGAGCCGGCTGGTCGTCCTGCCGACGGACACGGTGTACGGGATCGGCGCCGACGCGTTCGACTCGGGCGCCGTCCAGGCGTTGCTGCGGGCGAAGAACCGCGGCCCGGACATGCCGGTCGGCGTTCTCGTCGGTTCCTGGTCCACTGTGGACGGTCTGGTGCTCGGCGTCCCGCCGCAGGCGCGGGCGCTCATCGAGGCGTTCTGGCCGGGCGATCTGTCGATCGTGCTGCCGCACGCGCCGAGTCTGCAGTGGAATCTCGGCAATTCGCGCGGCACGGTGATGCTGCGGATGCCGCTGCACCCGGTCGCGCTCGAGTTGCTGCGCGACGTCGGCCCGATGGCGGTGTCGAGCGCGAACGTCTCCGGGCGTTCGCCGGCCTCGACCGTCGAGGACGCGCAGGAGCAGCTCGGCGATTCGGTGTCGGTGTATCTCGACGGCGGATCGAGCGGGGAAACGGTGGCTTCGTCCATCGTGGACCTGACCGGCGACAAGCCCCTGGTGCTGCGCGAGGGCACGGTCACCAAGGCCGCCATCGCCGAGGTGATCGGCGTCGCCGAGGAGACGCTGGACTGA